A stretch of Gasterosteus aculeatus chromosome 4, fGasAcu3.hap1.1, whole genome shotgun sequence DNA encodes these proteins:
- the alg10 gene encoding dol-P-Glc:Glc(2)Man(9)GlcNAc(2)-PP-Dol alpha-1,2-glucosyltransferase isoform X1: MEKFEGYIFTALCSTNFLISCLLFSRVTREQREPYMDEIFHVPQAQKYCHGKFNEWDPMITTLPGLYLVSVGVIKPVVWLADLTGQVVCSTAMLRFVNLLFNCGNLYVLYLLVCKLHLREKTRSTSRRVLSALSLSTFPVLYFFNFLYYTDAGSTFFTLFTYLMTLHGCHKASAFLGVCSVLFRQTNIIWVAFCAGTLVAAQMDEAWRVERSKKRDEKSPAPQVPLSLGGAKKATLFALEFLASPGHAKAVLLVAWPYAVVGAGFLAFAVLNDGIVVGDRTSHEACLNFPQLFYFLSFALFFSLPVSLCYHRALRFLQALKKQPFFFLCVTCACLLLVWKFTFVHKYLLADNRHFPFYVWNRLFQRHELVRFLLVPAYVFAGWNFLDALKPHSLFWSLAFLVCLVAATVPQKLLEFRYFIVPYLMYRLHMPLPSSPRLVAEFLLYAAVNAATLYLFISKTFRWPDSTAPQRFMW, translated from the exons ATGGAGAAATTCGAAGGCTACATCttcactgcgctctgcagcaCCAACTTTTTGATATCCTGCCTGCTGTTCTCCAGAGTCACCCGGGAGCAAAGGGAGCCGTACATGGACGAGATTTTTCATGTCCCGCAAGCTCAGAAATACTGCCATGGAAAATTCAACGAG TGGGACCCGATGATCACCACTCTCCCGGGCCTCTACCTGGTCTCCGTGGGAGTCATCAAGCCCGTGGTGTGGCTCGCTGACCTGACGGGCCAGGTGGTGTGTTCCACGGCCATGCTGCGCTTCGTCAACCTGCTGTTCAACTGCGGAAACCTTTACGTGCTCTACCTACTGGTCTGCAAACTGCACCTGCGCGAGAAG ACGAGAAGCACCTCTCGCAGAGTCCTCTCGGCGCTGTCCCTGTCCACCTTCCCCGTGCTCTACTTCTTCAACTTCCTTTACTACACCGACGCCGGGTCCACTTTCTTCACCCTCTTCACCTATCTCATGACGCTCCACGGCTGCCACAAGGCCTCGGCGTTCCTCGGCGTCTGCTCCGTGCTCTTCCGTCAGACCAACATCATCTGGGTGGCGTTCTGCGCTGGCACTCTGGTGGCCGCCCAAATGGACGAGGCCTGGAGGGTGGAGCGCTCCAAAAAGCGGGACGAGAAGTCCCCCGCGCCCCAGGTGCCCCTGTCGTTGGGCGGCGCCAAGAAAGCGACACTTTTCGCGCTGGAGTTCCTCGCCTCCCCCGGCCACGCGAAGGCGGTGTTGCTGGTAGCCTGGCCCTACGCGGTGGTCGGCGCGGGCTTCCTGGCGTTTGCGGTGCTGAACGATGGGATAGTGGTGGGTGACCGGACGAGTCACGAAGCCTGCCTCAACTTCCCCCAACTCTTCTACTTCCTCTCCTTCGCCCTCTTCTTCTCGCTCCCCGTCTCGCTGTGTTACCATCGCGCCCTCCGCTTCCTCCAGGCTCTGAAGAAGCagcctttctttttcctctgtgtcACGTGCGCGTGCCTGCTCCTGGTATGGAAGTTCACCTTCGTCCACAAGTACCTCCTGGCAGATAACCGCCACTTCCCCTTCTACGTGTGGAACAGGCTCTTCCAGAGGCACGAGCTGGTGCGCTTCCTCCTCGTGCCCGCGTACGTGTTCGCGGGCTGGAATTTCCTGGACGCCTTGAAGCCGCACTCGCTCTTCTGGAGCCTGGCGTTCCTGGTGTGCCTGGTGGCCGCGACGGTGCCGCAGAAGCTGCTGGAGTTCAGGTACTTCATCGTTCCCTACCTGATGTACCGCCTCCACATGCCCCTGCCCTCCTCTCCCAGACTCGTGGCAGAGTTTCTCCTGTACGCGGCGGTGAACGCCGCCACGCTTTACCTCTTCATCAGTAAGACCTTCCGCTGGCCGGACAGCACGGCCCCACAGAGGTTCATGTGGTGA
- the alg10 gene encoding dol-P-Glc:Glc(2)Man(9)GlcNAc(2)-PP-Dol alpha-1,2-glucosyltransferase isoform X2 yields MITTLPGLYLVSVGVIKPVVWLADLTGQVVCSTAMLRFVNLLFNCGNLYVLYLLVCKLHLREKTRSTSRRVLSALSLSTFPVLYFFNFLYYTDAGSTFFTLFTYLMTLHGCHKASAFLGVCSVLFRQTNIIWVAFCAGTLVAAQMDEAWRVERSKKRDEKSPAPQVPLSLGGAKKATLFALEFLASPGHAKAVLLVAWPYAVVGAGFLAFAVLNDGIVVGDRTSHEACLNFPQLFYFLSFALFFSLPVSLCYHRALRFLQALKKQPFFFLCVTCACLLLVWKFTFVHKYLLADNRHFPFYVWNRLFQRHELVRFLLVPAYVFAGWNFLDALKPHSLFWSLAFLVCLVAATVPQKLLEFRYFIVPYLMYRLHMPLPSSPRLVAEFLLYAAVNAATLYLFISKTFRWPDSTAPQRFMW; encoded by the exons ATGATCACCACTCTCCCGGGCCTCTACCTGGTCTCCGTGGGAGTCATCAAGCCCGTGGTGTGGCTCGCTGACCTGACGGGCCAGGTGGTGTGTTCCACGGCCATGCTGCGCTTCGTCAACCTGCTGTTCAACTGCGGAAACCTTTACGTGCTCTACCTACTGGTCTGCAAACTGCACCTGCGCGAGAAG ACGAGAAGCACCTCTCGCAGAGTCCTCTCGGCGCTGTCCCTGTCCACCTTCCCCGTGCTCTACTTCTTCAACTTCCTTTACTACACCGACGCCGGGTCCACTTTCTTCACCCTCTTCACCTATCTCATGACGCTCCACGGCTGCCACAAGGCCTCGGCGTTCCTCGGCGTCTGCTCCGTGCTCTTCCGTCAGACCAACATCATCTGGGTGGCGTTCTGCGCTGGCACTCTGGTGGCCGCCCAAATGGACGAGGCCTGGAGGGTGGAGCGCTCCAAAAAGCGGGACGAGAAGTCCCCCGCGCCCCAGGTGCCCCTGTCGTTGGGCGGCGCCAAGAAAGCGACACTTTTCGCGCTGGAGTTCCTCGCCTCCCCCGGCCACGCGAAGGCGGTGTTGCTGGTAGCCTGGCCCTACGCGGTGGTCGGCGCGGGCTTCCTGGCGTTTGCGGTGCTGAACGATGGGATAGTGGTGGGTGACCGGACGAGTCACGAAGCCTGCCTCAACTTCCCCCAACTCTTCTACTTCCTCTCCTTCGCCCTCTTCTTCTCGCTCCCCGTCTCGCTGTGTTACCATCGCGCCCTCCGCTTCCTCCAGGCTCTGAAGAAGCagcctttctttttcctctgtgtcACGTGCGCGTGCCTGCTCCTGGTATGGAAGTTCACCTTCGTCCACAAGTACCTCCTGGCAGATAACCGCCACTTCCCCTTCTACGTGTGGAACAGGCTCTTCCAGAGGCACGAGCTGGTGCGCTTCCTCCTCGTGCCCGCGTACGTGTTCGCGGGCTGGAATTTCCTGGACGCCTTGAAGCCGCACTCGCTCTTCTGGAGCCTGGCGTTCCTGGTGTGCCTGGTGGCCGCGACGGTGCCGCAGAAGCTGCTGGAGTTCAGGTACTTCATCGTTCCCTACCTGATGTACCGCCTCCACATGCCCCTGCCCTCCTCTCCCAGACTCGTGGCAGAGTTTCTCCTGTACGCGGCGGTGAACGCCGCCACGCTTTACCTCTTCATCAGTAAGACCTTCCGCTGGCCGGACAGCACGGCCCCACAGAGGTTCATGTGGTGA
- the tprkb gene encoding EKC/KEOPS complex subunit TPRKB isoform X1 translates to MHSTHELELFPEYKVTQMLFKDVQNAAELRQCAVEGKIKGALINPTMLVNPFQVLVAANKAVSLQKMGKMKTRSLFSEIIFNLSPTNNISEAFKRFGSSDGDDSVLVVLVHDKDEPQLLSDITARVSGRQVPAEDVSTLTDHAKIKKLYKIPPQEEKCGTLLDAVVCRMATKDVM, encoded by the exons ATGCATTCAACACACGAACTAGAGCTCTTTCCCGAGTACAAGGTGACTCAGATGCTTTTCAAGGACGTCCAAAATGCTGCCGAGCTGAGACAGTGTGCGGTGGAGGGTAAAATAAAGGGTGCCTTGATTAACCCGACGATG CTGGTGAATCCTTTCCAGGTGCTGGTAGCTGCCAACAAGGCTGTTTCCTTACAGAAAATGGGCAAAATGAAGACCAGGAGTTTGTTCTCAGAAATAATCTTCAACCTGTCGCCTACTAATAAT ATCTCCGAGGCGTTCAAAAGGTTCGGGAGCTCTGATGGAGATGACTCCGTCCTCGTGGTCCTGGTTCATGACAAAGATGAGCCACAGCTGCTGTCAGACATCACAGCCAGGGTGAGCGGACGGCAGGTACCAGCAGAAGATGTTTCCACGCTGACAGATCATgcaaaaatcaaaaag CTTTATAAAATCCCCCCTCAGGAGGAGAAGTGTGGGACTCTGCTGGACGCGGTTGTATGCAGGATGGCCACGAAGGACGTCATGTAG
- the tprkb gene encoding EKC/KEOPS complex subunit TPRKB isoform X3, producing MHSTHELELFPEYKVTQMLFKDVQNAAELRQCAVEGKIKGALINPTMLVNPFQVLVAANKAVSLQKMGKMKTRSLFSEIIFNLSPTNNISEAFKRFGSSDGDDSVLVVLVHDKDEPQLLSDITARLYKIPPQEEKCGTLLDAVVCRMATKDVM from the exons ATGCATTCAACACACGAACTAGAGCTCTTTCCCGAGTACAAGGTGACTCAGATGCTTTTCAAGGACGTCCAAAATGCTGCCGAGCTGAGACAGTGTGCGGTGGAGGGTAAAATAAAGGGTGCCTTGATTAACCCGACGATG CTGGTGAATCCTTTCCAGGTGCTGGTAGCTGCCAACAAGGCTGTTTCCTTACAGAAAATGGGCAAAATGAAGACCAGGAGTTTGTTCTCAGAAATAATCTTCAACCTGTCGCCTACTAATAAT ATCTCCGAGGCGTTCAAAAGGTTCGGGAGCTCTGATGGAGATGACTCCGTCCTCGTGGTCCTGGTTCATGACAAAGATGAGCCACAGCTGCTGTCAGACATCACAGCCAGG CTTTATAAAATCCCCCCTCAGGAGGAGAAGTGTGGGACTCTGCTGGACGCGGTTGTATGCAGGATGGCCACGAAGGACGTCATGTAG
- the tprkb gene encoding EKC/KEOPS complex subunit TPRKB isoform X2 encodes MHSTHELELFPEYKVTQMLFKDVQNAAELRQCAVEGKIKGALINPTMLVNPFQVLVAANKAVSLQKMGKMKTRSLFSEIIFNLSPTNNISEAFKRFGSSDGDDSVLVVLVHDKDEPQLLSDITARVSGRQLYKIPPQEEKCGTLLDAVVCRMATKDVM; translated from the exons ATGCATTCAACACACGAACTAGAGCTCTTTCCCGAGTACAAGGTGACTCAGATGCTTTTCAAGGACGTCCAAAATGCTGCCGAGCTGAGACAGTGTGCGGTGGAGGGTAAAATAAAGGGTGCCTTGATTAACCCGACGATG CTGGTGAATCCTTTCCAGGTGCTGGTAGCTGCCAACAAGGCTGTTTCCTTACAGAAAATGGGCAAAATGAAGACCAGGAGTTTGTTCTCAGAAATAATCTTCAACCTGTCGCCTACTAATAAT ATCTCCGAGGCGTTCAAAAGGTTCGGGAGCTCTGATGGAGATGACTCCGTCCTCGTGGTCCTGGTTCATGACAAAGATGAGCCACAGCTGCTGTCAGACATCACAGCCAGGGTGAGCGGACGGCAG CTTTATAAAATCCCCCCTCAGGAGGAGAAGTGTGGGACTCTGCTGGACGCGGTTGTATGCAGGATGGCCACGAAGGACGTCATGTAG
- the LOC120817840 gene encoding phenylserine dehydratase, which yields MGEVSADSVTLDLLRDAWETVRSSPLGVINTPMIPWCQTTLPLHLRCNVHIKLENMQRTGSFKIRGVANQFFRRPEGGNFVTMSAGNYGKAFAYASKHYGSKGKVVMPETAPVSRSILIQSFGVEVEQVPTSCLMNVVNRCVQEDAMTFLHSYDDLDLIAGHASLGLEVLEVIPKPDVVVVCCGGGGLLAGVAAAIKLSGCDGTRIYGVEPDGACTMYRSFIEKKPVGMEAESIASGLAPPFAGTLPFELCQRYVEGIVLINDDEIKAAVSSLYRSGLVVEPSGCAAFAAIVNDKIPELEGKTVVCILSGGNIGKDELVNFPG from the exons ATGGGTGAGGTGTCCGCAGACTCCGTCACCCTGGACCTGCTGAGAGATGCCTGGGAGACGGTGAGAAGCAGCCCCCTGGGTGTCATCAACACACCCATGATCCCCTGGTGCCAGACCACCCTGCCTCTCCACCTCCGCTGCAACGTCCACATCAAACTGGAGAACATGCAGAGAACTG GGTCATTTAAGATCAGAGGAGTGGCCAACCAGTTTTTCAGGAGACCTGAGGGGGGTAATTTTGTCACCATGTCCGCCGGAAACTATGGGAAAGCTTTTGCGTACGCCTCTAAACACTACGGGTCAAAGGGCAAGGTGGTGATGCCCGAAACAGCCCCTGTGTCCAGATCCATCCTGatacag AGTTTCGGGGTGGAGGTAGAACAGGTCCCCACATCCTGTCTGATGAACGTGGTGAACCGCTGCGTTCAGGAAGACGCCATGACCTTCCTGCACTCTTACGACGATCTGGATCTGATAGCAGGACACGCCAG TCTGGGTTTAGAGGTGCTGGAGGTGATTCCTAAGCCGGATGTGGTGGTTGTGTGCTGTGGAGGAGGGGGCCTGCTGGCCGGTGTAGCCGCTGCAATCAAATTGTCAGGCTGTGATGGGACCAGAATCTATGGTGTGGAACCAGATGGAG CCTGCACCATGTACAGGAGTTTCATTGAGAAGAAGCCAGTGGGTATGGAGGCCGAGAGCATCGCCTCAGGTCTCGCTCCACCTTTTGCAG GCACACTGCCCTTTGAGTTGTGTCAGCGTTACGTGGAGGGGATCGTCCTCATAAATGATGACGAGATCAAGGCGGCCGTGTCCAGCCTGTACAGGTCCGGCCTCGTGGTGGAGCCGTCGGGCTGCGCTGCGTTCGCTGCCATCGTAAACGACAAGATACCCGAGCTGGAGGGGAAGACCGTGGTGTGCATCCTCAGCGGAGGGAACATCGGAAAAGACGAGCTCGTTAACTTCCCAGGCTGA
- the trmu gene encoding mitochondrial tRNA-specific 2-thiouridylase 1 yields the protein MGVIRHVVCAMSGGVDSSVAALLLKKRGYSVTGVFMKNWDSLDESGTCTTEKDCEDAYRVCQALDIPFHQVSYVKEYWHEVFSKLLKEYERGRTPNPDILCNRHIKFNHFHKYAIDTLGADAMATGHYARTSQEDEEVFQQTHLAPPTTLFRDRFEIRNPVRLYKGADLLKDQTFFLCQISQEALRQTTFPLAGLTKDFVKKIAAEAGFHHVLKKKESMGICFIGERNFENFIMEYLEPKPGNLISIEDGAVMGTHKGWFTLTLGQRARIGGQRDPWFVVDKDTDTGDVFVAPTTNHPALFRDTVGTDRFHWLTIDPPPELIKTQMMECHFRFIHQMPLTPCTVTLNMNGSVWITLSQPIRALTPGQFAVLYKGDECLGSGKIMQLGPSEYTLQRGRERLVTAAPHEEKPTPEPAS from the exons ATGGGTGTCATTAGACACGTGGTGTGCGCCATGTCCGGCGGCGTCGACAGCTCCGTCGCCGCTTTGTTACTAAAGAAAAGAG GTTACAGTGTGACAGGAGTTTTTATGAAGAACTGGGACTCACTGGATGAGAGTGGGACGTGCACTACCGAGAAGGACTGTGAGGACGCCTACAGAGTGTGCCAGGCCCTGGACATCCCCTTCCACCAGGTGTCTTATGTCAAAGAGTACTGGCATGAAGTCTTCAG TAAACTTTTAAAGGAGTATGAAAGGGGCAGGACGCCCAATCCAGATATACTATGCAACAGGCATATAAAATTCAACCATTTCCACAAGTACGCCATCGACACTCTGG GGGCTgatgccatggcaacaggccaCTACGCCAGGACGTCACAGGAAGACGAAGAAGTGTTCCAGCAGACACATTTGGCGCCGCCGACCACGCTCTTCAGAGACCGATTTGAGATCAGAAATC CGGTGAGGTTGTACAAAGGAGCAGATCTCCTCAAAGACCAAACCTTCTTCCTCTGTCAGATCTCCCAGGAGGCCTTGCGACAAACCACGTTCCCGCTGGCAGGACTCACCAAAGACTTTGTCAAAAAGATTGCTGCTGAGGCTGGGTTTCACCATGtgctgaagaagaaagag AGTATGGGCATCTGCTTCATTGGAGAAAGAAACTTTGAAAACTTCATTATGGAG TATCTGGAACCCAAACCAGGGAACCTTATCTCCATTGAGGACGGGGCTGTCATGGGAACACACAAAG GCTGGTTCACTTTGACCCTTGGCCAGAGGGCGAGAATTGGAGGGCAGAGAGACCCCTGGTTTGTGGTGGACAAAGACACCGATACTGGAGACGTGTTTGTG GCTCCGACTACTAATCACCCGGCTCTTTTCCGTGACACGGTTGGTACGGACCGCTTCCACTGGCTAACAATCGACCCGCCTCCTGAACTAATCAAGACCCAGATGATGGAGTGTCATTTCCGCTTCATCCACCAGATGCCTCTCA CTCCCTGCACAGTGACGCTGAACATGAACGGCTCCGTGTGGATCACACTCtcccagccaatcagagctctgACACCTGGACAG TTTGCTGTGCTGTACAAAGGAGACGAGTGTCTGGGTAGTGGGAAGATCATGCAGCTGGGGCCCAGTGAATACACACTCCAGCGGGGCAGAGAGCGCTTGGTGACAGCCGCGCCCCACGAGGAGAAACCGACCCCTGAACCAGCCAGCTGA